A stretch of DNA from Nonlabens ponticola:
GCAACGAGTGCAAACTTGCGGTATTTGCGCATGCCTTCTGGTGTGGCAAGACCTACTTTGGTCAAGAAATAAATGATGATAGGTAGCTCAAACAGGATACCACTGGCAAGTGCGCTGGCACGTATGTAGGCGATATAACTCTGCAAGCTAGGTTGGGTTTCTACCATGTCACTCAACTCATAGGTCAGCATAAAGTGAACGGATAGCGGCGCGATCACGTAGTAACCAAAAACTACTCCTATAAAAAAAAGTAAACTGCTTATTCCTATAAAACCCTTACTATACTTGCGCTCATTGGCCTTAAGACCTGGCGCGATAAATTGCCATACCTGCCACAGTACCCAGGGAAATGCCACGACAAAACCTACCGTGATCGACGTCCAGATGTGAGCCGAAAATAAGTCGGACATCTCACGGGACTGAATGATAAAGTTGAAATTAGGATCACAAAACTCGCTTTCAAAACCTAGAAATCTACCTATGTTACAGAATACCTCATAGGTGACAAAATTTCTCTTGATAGGCCCAAAAATGATGGTGTTGAAGATAAAGTCCTTAGCAATAAAGGCAATAATCGCTCCTATAAATATGCCTATCAAACTGCGTATAAGTGCCCAGCGCAGCTCTTCTACGTGGTCAAGAAAGGACATATTATTTGGATCAGCCTTGCGTGCCATTTATACGATACCTTCTCTTATAACATCGTGAATGTGCACCACACCAGCATAATTGCCATTTGCATCTACTGCGATAAGCTGCGATACATTAAGTTCTTCCATGAGCTCGCGTGCCTGCACGGCCATACTATCTACTGTTATCGTTTTAGGCTGGCCGCTCATGATATCTGTAGCTGTTAGACTATCGATATCCTTACCGCTGGACAGCATGCGACGCAAATCACCATCGGTAATAATGCCAACTAGTTGATTGTTTTCTACTACAGCTGTCATGCCTAGCATGTGTTCTGAAATGGTGACGATTACCTCACGCAAACTAGTCGCTGGCGATACGGCAGGTTTAGGACGTTGTTCTACTAGATCTTGAACGCGCAGATATAATTTTTTACCTAGCGCGCCACCTGGATGATAGCGTGCAAAATCCTGATCAGTAAATCCTTTGAGCTCTAATAAGCAAATAGCTAATGCATCACCAATGACAAGCTGCGCCGTCGTGCTAGTGGTGGGCGCTAGCCCATTGGGACACGCCTCTTCTTGAATAGGCGCGTGCAGGACATAATCTGCTTCTTGACCTAAGAATGATTCTCGATGACTTGTAATGGCGACAAGCTTGTTGTCAAAATTCTTGATCAGTGGCACGAGCACTTTGATCTCTGGCGTGTTTCCGCTTTTTGAGATACAGACTACCACGTCGTTTTTTTGAACGATGCCTAGATCTCCATGAATCGCATCTGCTGCATGCATGAATATGGCTGGCGTGCCCGTGCTGTTCATGGTAGCCACGATTTTCTGGGCGATGATAGCACTCTTGCCTATACCAGTAATGATGACTCTTCCTTGCGAGGAGTGTATGTGTTGTACCGCTTTCGCGAAAGCGGAATCAATAGAATTCTCTAACTCTTTAATAGCATTTGCCTCGATGCGCACAGTGCGTCGAGCCACTTGCAAGATTTGATCTACGGTATTCAAAAAAGCCTGCGGATTTAAAGTGTTTGTGTAAAAAGAATTTAATCGTAAATTGAGCATACAAAGATAAACAAAAAGCGAGCAGCCGTATGGCATTTAAGCAGTCTGAATTAGAAGCGCATCTCAAGAAATATTTTGGTTTTGATCAGTTTAGAGGACTGCAAAAACAAGTGATTACCTCATTACTCAATAAGGAAGATGTCTTTGTGATAATGCCTACTGGTGGCGGTAAATCCTTGTGTTATCAATTGCCTGCCTTGATGCAGGATGGTACAGCGATCGTCGTGTCACCGCTCATCGCACTCATGAAGAATCAAGTGGATGCCATACGTGGTATTTCTGACAATGATGGTGTGGCGCACGTACTCAACAGTAGCTTGACTAAAGGTGAGGTGCAGCAAGTCAAGGAAGACATCACTAATGGAGTTACCAAGTTATTGTACGTTGCACCAGAATCGCTCACTAAGGAAGAATATGCAGAGTTTTTAAAAGAGCAGAATATATCATTTCTTGCTGTCGATGAGGCTCATTGTATTAGTGAATGGGGTCATGATTTCAGGCCTGAATACCGCAACTTGCGCAAGATCATTGATCGCATAGGCGATGAGATTCCCATCATAGGACTTACCGCAACGGCAACGCCCAAGGTTCAGGAAGATATCCTCAAGAATTTACAAATACAGGATGCCACCACTTTTAAGGCATCGTTTAATAGACCCAATCTCTATTATGAGGTGCGACCTAAAACCGCACAGGTAGATGCAGATATCACACGTTTTATCAAGCAAAACGAGGGCAAGTCTGGCATCGTGTACTGCTTGTCTCGCAAGCGCGTAGAAGAGCTAGCTCAAGTACTGCAGGTAAACGGCATCAAGGCTGTTCCCTATCATGCTGGACTGGACGCCAAAACCAGAGCGCTGCATCAGGATCAATTCCTGATGGAAGATGTGGATGTGGTGGTGGCGACTATCGCCTTTGGTATGGGAATCGACAAGCCCGATGTGCGATTTGTCATTCACCATGACATTCCTAAAAGTATTGAATCCTATTATCAAGAAACAGGTCGTGCAGGTCGTGATGGTGGTGAAGGTCACTGTCTTGCCTACTATGCCTATAAGGACATTGAAAAGCTTGAAAAATTCATGAGCGGTAAACCCATTGCCGAACAGGAAATAGGACACGCGCTCTTGCAGGAAATGGTAGGCTACTCAGAAACTAGCATGAGTCGCAGGCAGTATATCCTACATTATTTTGGCGAAGAGTTTGATCCAGCCACTGGTCTAGGTGGCGATATGGATGACAATATGCGCAATCCCAAACCACAGCGCGAGGCCATTGATGACGTCAAGAAATTAATCAAGGTAGTTGATGCCGCTGGCGAGCGCTACAAGGCCAAAGACATAGTGCGCATCCTTATAGGAAAGAGCAACGCCATGATCTCAAGCCACAAGTTAGAGGAACAAGATTTCTTTGGTAGCGGTAAGGATAAAGAGGCGTCCTATTGGACGGCACTTATACGCCAGGTTCTCGTAGCGAGATACATAAGAAAGGACATTGAATCCTATGGCACCATCAAGATGACCGACGCTGGTCGTGCGTTCCTTAAATCAGGAACCAGCTTCATGATGAGCGACGACCATACCTATCATGATGATGCACCATCAGGCAATGCTGCCGTTGCTGGATCCATGGATGCCACGCTGGTAAAGATGCTCAAAGAGCTGCGTAAGAAAGTGGGCAAGCAAAAAAACGTGCCGCCCTACGTAGTCTTTCAGGATCCATCCATTGATGATATGGCGACAAAATATCCATTGACCATAGAGGAGCTGGCAAATATTCATGGTGTAGGCGATGGTAAGGCAAGGAAATTTGGTAAACCATTTATCGAGCTCATCAATCGATATGTCGAGGATAACGACATCTCGCGTCCCGACGAGATGGTCATTAAATCCACAGGTGCAAAAAGTGGTAATAAGCTTTATTTTATCACCAGTATCGACCGTAAACTAAGTTTTGAAGACATCGCCGACGCCAAGGGCATGGAGATGGACGAGCTTATCAAGGAACTGGAGAGCATCGTTTACAGCGGTACCAAACTCAACATAAGCTACTGGGTTGATGAGATGCTGGATGACGACCAGCAAGAAGAACTTCACGAGTACTTTCTAGAGGCAGATAATGACAGCATCGATGCCGCGATGGAAGAATTTGACGGCGATTATGACGATGATGAACTGCGCTTGTATCGCTTGAAGTTTATAAGCGAGGTAGGTAACTAGAATCTAAATCAATTCTAATTAGTTAATACATAGTCTACGTCAAGTATTTCGTATTCATTGATAATTCCATAAATGAGACTTTCTTCATAATCAACTGTAAATAGGCAGTTTGAATTTGCTTCAATGCTAGTGCAATTATTAGTAGCGATATTTCTAAAGAACGGACCACTGCCCGTAATTTCATCACTTCTTGTAGTCAAAATAGGTACACCTGTAACATCTTCATCACTCAAATTATTCATACGAATGCTGAAATTAAAGTATCTCGTATTATTACCAGTGTCAGGTATAAATTCAAAGGACTCAATCTCGTATGAGAATTCTGCAAGGTAAGGTGGTTCAATAACTTCTATTCCTGTAGGTTCTGGAAAATCGCAAGGTACTTCTAGGGAACTTTCTGTGGTAAAAGTTTGATTACCGACCGTATAAGATTGTGGAATTGTGATTGTTTTCATACAGTCCTCATCGTCGTCTGAGCTGCAGGAAATTATTACCAATGAAATAAGCATTATCAATAATAATCTGAATGTATTTATGCTAAGTTGTTTAAACATCATAATTCAAATCTATCAAAACTCTACATAAGATATGTGCTGTGCTAAAAAATATTGTGTCGTTCTAAAGGGTGTTTCTGAAATCTTAATACCAAAAATATACATGGTTTTTAGCTATTTCTCCAAAGCCTCATAAGACACTCGAGCCCTAGTCTTAACCTGTGTATCCAGATATAGTTCTTGATCCTTGAGCAAGTTGATTTTTTTAGTTTTTCCTTTTTTGACGGCTATTGTTTTGATGACTTTTCCCTGCTTTTGTATTCTAATAGAAAACTCTCGTTTGCCAATGTTTTCAATAACGGCAATACAATCTTGTCCAGTATAAGGATTGATGGTAGCGTCTTGACCTGGGCCTTTGCCCGTCATGATCATGCTTTGTGTGGGTTCCAATTCAAATTCGGTCTGGGCAGTAGCGCTAGTCATAAAGGCTACAGATATTATTGTGAGTAGGATTAAGGTTTTCATCGTCGCCTGCTTTGATCTTCAGATTACAAGATAATAGATATAAATCGATATTGTTATTCTTGGTTGGTTTCGCGTTAAGGATCGCAGCGGCATCCTTTTAATGGCTACCGTAGCCATAAAAAGATATAGCGTAGAGCCTGGCCAAGCGATGAGCGAGGAAACGCCCTTAAAATAATCCCATAGGATAAACTGCTTATTATCAGGTGATTTATAAGTTCTCTAAATACTAGTTACGCAAACGTTGTAGTAAATGGCACGATCGTTGAAATCTACCTAGCAAGCGGAAGCCGAAAAGCTACTAGAGTAGGCAGATCTTAAACTTATAGTCATGAAAAAACTATTACTATTTATGGCAGCTGGTCTCATGATGACCACTGCACAGGCAACCGACCAAAACATTGAAGGGCCGATAGACGGTTTTTCTAATCGCTACAGATGGATGGAACCGGTAACGTTCTCCATGAATCAAGCGGACTTTTATGTGTATCCAGATGGGCACATCGAGTTTGATCTGCGACGTAACAATCAAATCTATCACTACTCAAGACGTGCGGTAGATCGCCGTAGAGGCTTGCGCGGCAGACAGGTGCGATACAATCGTCAAGGCTTGCCGATACGGGTGAACAATACACAAATCTTTTATGATAGACGTGGTCGTGTAACGCAGATAGGTAGGGTAGATGTTGGGTACCATCGCGGCACGCTGGATTATGTAGGTGGCCTGGATGTGAGATATCACCGCAATGGTCAATTGCTGGCCGCTCGCGGACAGGTGAAGTTCTGGAAAAACTATGGTAGGAACGATCGTAGATTCCGCAACTTTGGAAAGATCGATAAGCGCCATTATAATGATGTTGCCTATAACGATCGCGGTCGTGGCAATAACAAGTATAAAGTCAAGGATAAAAAACGTAGAAGAGACTTCTAGAAAGCATATTAAATCAGGAACCCGATTCATGTAATCGGGTTTTTTTATGCGATGATGTTACTGTTGGCGAGCACGGTTTGTATGCTTTACCTTTGCACTTTTAAAAATTGATTTGATATGAACGATGGTATTTACGCACATTTTGACACGAGTAAAGGCGAGATTCTTGTGCAATTACACTATAAACGCACACCAGGAACGGTAGGAAATTTTGTTGCCCTTGCCGAAGGTAATCTAGAGAACGACGCCAAGGCTCAAGGAACGCATTATTACGACGGTCTTAAATTTCACCGTGTGATTCCTGACTTTATGATTCAAGGTGGTGATCCACAAGGAACTGGCGCTGGTGGCCCAGGTTACAAGTTTGATGATGAATTTCATCCAGAATTGCGTCACGACGGGCCTGGTGTCTTGAGTATGGCAAACGCTGGTCCTGGAACTAATGGATCCCAGTTTTTTATCACGCATGTGGAGACGGCATGGCTGGATGACAAGCACACCGTTTTTGGTAAGGTGGTAGAAGGCATGGATGTCGTCAATAAGATCGAGCAAGGTGACGAGATCAAATCGGTCACCATCAAACGACAAGGCGCCGATGCCGAGGCTTACAACGCCGTGGAATCTTTCAGAAAATTTGAAGGCGCTGCAAAGCTGCGTGAAGAGCAAGCTAGAAAACAAGCTGATCAGGAACTGGACGAGATCGCTGCTGGCTTTGATAAAACCGATAGCGGTTTGCGCTACAAGATCATCAACAAGGGTGATGGTAAAAAAGCCAATAAGGGCGATCAGGTAAGTGTGCACTATAAAGGTATGTTGCCAGATGGTAAGGTATTTGACTCTAGTTTTGAACGTAAGAAACCTATTGATTTTCAGGTAGGTGTAGGCCAGGTCATCGCTGGTTGGGATGAAGGAATCACCATGTTGCAGGTAGGCGATAAGGCGCGGTTTGTGATCCCATCGCACCTAGGTTACGGCAGTGCTGGCGCTGGTGGCGTGATACCGCCTAATGCGACGCTGGTTTTTGACGTAGAGTTAGTGGACGTTAAGTAGTCGATCCTTTAATGATATTATAAAGCCTTGGATCATTTGGTTCAAGGCTTTTTTGTGGGTTACGCTTTCGCGAAAGCTAACTAGCATCCTTATATTTAAACTTTTGAAAAGCTTATGAAGTTTCTAGTACAATTTTGCCGCTGTTTTGTTGGTATA
This window harbors:
- the tatC gene encoding twin-arginine translocase subunit TatC, with the translated sequence MARKADPNNMSFLDHVEELRWALIRSLIGIFIGAIIAFIAKDFIFNTIIFGPIKRNFVTYEVFCNIGRFLGFESEFCDPNFNFIIQSREMSDLFSAHIWTSITVGFVVAFPWVLWQVWQFIAPGLKANERKYSKGFIGISSLLFFIGVVFGYYVIAPLSVHFMLTYELSDMVETQPSLQSYIAYIRASALASGILFELPIIIYFLTKVGLATPEGMRKYRKFALVAVLVIAAVITPPDVASQVIVAIPVLILYEISIYISKFVLKRDARRKRKLNTT
- a CDS encoding KpsF/GutQ family sugar-phosphate isomerase, with protein sequence MNTVDQILQVARRTVRIEANAIKELENSIDSAFAKAVQHIHSSQGRVIITGIGKSAIIAQKIVATMNSTGTPAIFMHAADAIHGDLGIVQKNDVVVCISKSGNTPEIKVLVPLIKNFDNKLVAITSHRESFLGQEADYVLHAPIQEEACPNGLAPTTSTTAQLVIGDALAICLLELKGFTDQDFARYHPGGALGKKLYLRVQDLVEQRPKPAVSPATSLREVIVTISEHMLGMTAVVENNQLVGIITDGDLRRMLSSGKDIDSLTATDIMSGQPKTITVDSMAVQARELMEELNVSQLIAVDANGNYAGVVHIHDVIREGIV
- the recQ gene encoding DNA helicase RecQ; this translates as MAFKQSELEAHLKKYFGFDQFRGLQKQVITSLLNKEDVFVIMPTGGGKSLCYQLPALMQDGTAIVVSPLIALMKNQVDAIRGISDNDGVAHVLNSSLTKGEVQQVKEDITNGVTKLLYVAPESLTKEEYAEFLKEQNISFLAVDEAHCISEWGHDFRPEYRNLRKIIDRIGDEIPIIGLTATATPKVQEDILKNLQIQDATTFKASFNRPNLYYEVRPKTAQVDADITRFIKQNEGKSGIVYCLSRKRVEELAQVLQVNGIKAVPYHAGLDAKTRALHQDQFLMEDVDVVVATIAFGMGIDKPDVRFVIHHDIPKSIESYYQETGRAGRDGGEGHCLAYYAYKDIEKLEKFMSGKPIAEQEIGHALLQEMVGYSETSMSRRQYILHYFGEEFDPATGLGGDMDDNMRNPKPQREAIDDVKKLIKVVDAAGERYKAKDIVRILIGKSNAMISSHKLEEQDFFGSGKDKEASYWTALIRQVLVARYIRKDIESYGTIKMTDAGRAFLKSGTSFMMSDDHTYHDDAPSGNAAVAGSMDATLVKMLKELRKKVGKQKNVPPYVVFQDPSIDDMATKYPLTIEELANIHGVGDGKARKFGKPFIELINRYVEDNDISRPDEMVIKSTGAKSGNKLYFITSIDRKLSFEDIADAKGMEMDELIKELESIVYSGTKLNISYWVDEMLDDDQQEELHEYFLEADNDSIDAAMEEFDGDYDDDELRLYRLKFISEVGN
- a CDS encoding peptidylprolyl isomerase, with protein sequence MNDGIYAHFDTSKGEILVQLHYKRTPGTVGNFVALAEGNLENDAKAQGTHYYDGLKFHRVIPDFMIQGGDPQGTGAGGPGYKFDDEFHPELRHDGPGVLSMANAGPGTNGSQFFITHVETAWLDDKHTVFGKVVEGMDVVNKIEQGDEIKSVTIKRQGADAEAYNAVESFRKFEGAAKLREEQARKQADQELDEIAAGFDKTDSGLRYKIINKGDGKKANKGDQVSVHYKGMLPDGKVFDSSFERKKPIDFQVGVGQVIAGWDEGITMLQVGDKARFVIPSHLGYGSAGAGGVIPPNATLVFDVELVDVK